The Triticum urartu cultivar G1812 chromosome 6, Tu2.1, whole genome shotgun sequence genome includes the window ctttgttgcatgttgagggatagttatatgatcaaattttgttattattgttgagagaacttgcactagtgaaagtatgaaccctaggccttgtttcaatccattgcaataccgttttcgctcacgtttatcattagttaccttgctgtttttatattttcagattacaaaaacctatatctaccatccatattgcacttgtatcaccatctcttcgccgaactagtgcacctatacaatttactattgtattgggtgtgttggggacacaagagactctttgttatttggttggagggttgcttgagagagaccatatccATCCTACatctcccacggattgataaaccttaggtcatccacttgagggaaatttgctactgtcctacaaacctctacacttgggggcccaacaacgtctacaagaagaaggttgtgtagtagacatcaccggccaaagggggcgcgccatggggggagtcctacttggactcctagtccaagtaggattcggcaccctctccttccttccaccggagaggaaaaggggaaaggagagagagggagaaggaaagaggggggccgcccccttcccctagtccaattcagtttgggcagggggggcgcccctcctcacgtggcctttctcctctcctccaatATGGCCCAATAagcccaatacttcccccgggggggttccgataacccctcggcactccggtaaaatatccgaatcactcggaaccattccgatgtccgaatataaccttacaatatatgaatctttatgtcttgaccattttgagactccttgtcatgtccgtgatctcatctaggactccgaacaaacttcggtcatcaaatcacataactcataatacaaatcgtcatcgaacgttaagcgtgcggaccctatgggttcgagaactatgtagacatgatcgagacacatctccggtcaataaccaatagcggaacctggatgctcatattagctcctacatattctacgaatatctttatcggtcaaaccgcataacaacatacattattccctttgtcatcggtatgttacttgcccgagattcaatcgtcggcatcatcatacctagttcaatctcattaccggcaagtttctttactcgttccgtaatacatcatcccgcaactaactcattagtcacattgcttgcaaggcttatagtgatgtgcattaccaagagggcccagagatacctctccgatacttggagtgaaaaatcctaatcttgatctatgccaacccaacaaacacctttggagacacctatagagcatctttataatcacccagttacgttgtgatgtttgatagcacacaaggtgttcctctggtattcgggagttgcataatctcatagtcagagcctcagaggaatatgtataagtcatgaagaaagcaatagcaataaaacttaacgatcattatgctaagctaacggatgggtcttgtccatcacatcattctgtaatgatgtgatcccgttcatcaaatgacaactgatgtctatggttaggaaacctaaccatctttgattaacgagctagtcaagtagaggcatactagggccactgtgttttttctatgtatttatcatgatataaggaaataacaATTCTAGcagaataataaacatttatcatgatataaggaaatataaataacatttttattattgcctctagggcatatttcgttcAGTGAATGTCATGGATATTAGCTTCTTCGACTCCATACATTCCTTGGCACTTCCCATTGCACCTACAAATTTAAAGGAGCTGACAGAATCTGTCGAAAAGGCATATGATGAGGATGATATGCAGAAACTGGCCAAAGTGTTTACAATGCTGCAGTCTTGCATGGTGGAGGTTATGAAAGATCAAGGAGGTATGGGTTACAAGATACCACATATGGACAAAGCAAGAGTGCAGAGTGAGGAAAGGTTACCCATAGCTCTAAAATGGGATGGTGAACTCTATCAGAAAACCTTCGAGATTATAGTTGATCACTAAAGGAGATTATAGATGGAGTACTTTGAAATGAACTATGTACCCCATCACTAAGGAGATCACTAGAGGAATTTGTAGTGCATCTATTGTATTTATTGCATCTACCGTTACAAATTGAATATTCTACCTTATACTCCATCTAGTCTACATCTTTTGCATCAACTTCAGCTACGCTAAATAATAATATAGTCTTCACATATATGGCCGAATATATGCATATGAACAAAATAATGTACTTCATCTAGTCTACATCTACTCCAAATGGTCGTCTACAGATGCTTACACTATACATTTATAGGTCATACCAAAAGATAAATGGTCATTTACTCCAAAATGCATAGATGTATAGACCATTTACAGATGTCATCTACTCCAAATGCAAGTACAGATGTACTCCATTTACAGGAGTACTGCAAATGTACATATTACACTCCATTTGAAGGAGTAATAAACAATAAGTCAGTAATTGCAAATGCATACTCAATTTACAGATTTCATTTACAATTGCAGTAAATTTTACTCCAAACATTAGTAATTTTTTTCACGTGGTCATCTAAGTACATCTAACAACAAAGGAATTTACTACAAACATCAGAGAAATTTTACTGCATCTACCGAATAGTAGGAATACTACTTCAAATGGTCATCTAAGTGTACTTATACATTTGCAGAATGTACACCTAGATATAATCTACTCTTTTGCTACAATAGTACTTGTTACAACATGTACTGCATTACCAAAGTAACTGCATCTACAGACAATACTACGTATACATCTACAAACAAAAGGAGTACTGCATCTAGGGTCTGGTTGTTTAGAAACTTGAACACCATGTGTGGGGGAAAAATAGTGCCTGGGCAGAGGCTGAGAATGGTGGACGTTTTTGCCTGACAATGCTAGCCTGGTGTATGTGTGTTTGGTTCCTGCCTAGGCTATTACTTTGTCTTTTAGTGATTAAGAAATACTCACACGTAGGACATTTTGCTCATGGCTCGTGGTTAGGCCCAGGCTGCTGGCTAGGCGCAAGAGATGGGATGCCTGGCACAGGCTAATGACAATGCCAGCTTCTTTCATTTTCTTTTTATATCTAGGCCAAGCTAATCACACATCCAAGGATAACCAGGCCAGGCAAACGTTTACTTTTCCAGGACACCATCCAAACACTTGTCAGGCAAGTTTCAGGGATGGTCCAGGCCAAGCATGCAACACCCATGTCATGAAACAAACACGACCCTACTACTGCATTACCCAAGCACTCTTGCAACATTACTTGCTGCAACTAATGGAGTAAGAAATGAACAAGTCTACTGCATCTAATGGAGTGAGAAATAGACAAGAACATCAACAACATCAACAACATCTACAACCAAGAACAAGAACATCTACTGCATCTAATGGAGCAAGAAATGAACAAGTCTACTGCATCTACAGATAAGGACTACATCTACTGCATCTACATGGCGGGGAGAACATCTACTCAATGGGGAGTACTAAAACCACAAATAAGAACATATGTTGATGAGTATGTACCGCATTatccgagagagagagagagagaagacaCACGATGGGGAAGGTGCAGGAGTCGCGGGTCCTGTCGACGGCTCCGTGTTGACTCGCTGCCACCGACACCAGATCTAGCACCGCCGCACGCAGATCCAACGTGGTAGCCACCAGGTCCGACGATTCCTTGCCGCTTCGAACAAAAATGATGTTTTTTTTTGCTTTAGGTGATGCCAGAGGACGGTAAAGTCAGGGAACGATGGAGCCGAGGAATGTCGGGGACGATGGAGCCAAAAGCCAGGGAGACAGTGGAGCCGGGAACGCCAAGGGATGGTGGAGAATCGCCGGAGCATGAAGAAGTTCACTCGAGCGGAATGGAGGAGAAAATGGAGGGGAGTGGGTGTCGATGTCGAGGGGAATGAAGGTGAGTGTCGATGTCAATGCCGATGAATGaaattttcttttcttttcttttttgcatACTAGTAATAATGTTTATATTAGGTAGGATATTAGTTGCACGTTATATTAGGTAAGATATATCTGTTGCACGTTGGTATTTGGTAAGATATCAATTTCTTTTTCGCGAGAATGGTAGGATATTAATTACATGACAGATTTCATGGGATAACGTTGAGTCAAAATGTGTTTATAACAAATGGCAGTAGTGGGTAATTAGAGCGTTAAACGTGTTTGGTGCTCAACATTGGAGCAATTTCAACCGCTAGATAATATGATTTGACGGTCGTGATGGTTTGGATCTGCCCCTTTGGAtcttttatattggtatagatatagatatagatagataatGGTAATGGCCTCAATTAAATGGGATTAGAGGGACTAGGAGTATTAATTTTCTTCGCTTTCTCATTTTTTTTCGGCCGCAAAATCCTAACACGAGAGTTTCTCGCTTCTACTCGTTGACGTCAGGTGTTTGTCAAAAAGAAAAAACTCGTCACGTCAGGAATAGAAGGGAGGTGGGCAGAAAAACCGGCGAAATTTCTCGAATCGGACGTGAGATCCGGATTTCGACCCAGTCCCTTGGCCTGGTTCCGTCACGGGCTAGGGTTTCGCCGTCTCTCCAGCGTTGCGGGTCGGGGCGGCGAAGATGGCAGGGAAGGGCGCCAAGGCGACGGCCGCCAAGGCGGCGGAGAAGGAAAAGGGGAAGAAGGCCCCCGGCTCCCGCTCCTCCCGTGCCTGTTCCCAGGTCTGTTCCTTGCATCGTACATTTAGTTAAGATGCTGTTCTGATGTGTACTTTTTCGTGTTTTGAGGGGCACCTTAGATTCATTCTGTAATGTTGGTTGGAATGCTCGGCGTGGTCTAACGAAATAATTGTAAGAAGAGTATAAGGGCGTCCTCTTACAAATTGGACAGCTTTGAGCGTTCTCACAGAATTTTATAGTAGATCCGGCGAAGTGCTCGGTCTGTCTAGTTGCTTCCGTGGATGCACTGGTGGCTAAAAGATTTCTATTCGTCTTTCACAAATTTGGATTTTGGGGGGACTTTGTTGTGCCGTGCCCTTGAAGTACCGTGTTCCAGCTGCTAGGGTGTGTTCACTCTTGTAGCCTCCACTTCACTTCTTCACTGCGGTGTGTGATATATTCTACCTATGGACCTCCACATGAGTGGATCCTCACAGAGGATACCTCGTTTGCTTGCCATTATTTGCTTACACCTGATTACCTGAGAGCAGACAGGATACTTTTTGGATCACCTAGATTTGATAGTATGGTCATCCGTATTATATTGTATAAGACTGCAAGATTTTTGACACATTTTAGACATGTTCTTCCCTAATGGTTAATAGTGATAAAATAACATTTTGCTGTATAGGAGGAGCCAGTTCCAAAGAAAGATGTGTATCAATTGTTTGCTGAGAAGGTTCGGGATAACAAGCAGCTGGAATCGAGATGGGCTGTCATGCAAGAAACTCGCGTTGAGTATTTTCGTGGAAAAGATTTTACTACCTTCATCAAGAATCATCCAGAAGTTGGGGAAATTTTAGGGCCGGATAAAGATATGGAAGCTGAAGATATTGTCAACACTTTGCTTATCAAGAACCTCGTAATAAGGTGTGACCGAGTTTGGAAAACTGTGAGACCAGGAAAGAAAAAGTTATCATCCTGGCCTGCTCATTTGGAGATACATCAGGTAACTTTATGTGCTGCttaggagggggagggggagggagagggagagggagagggagagggagagggagagaagaaactactccctccgttccaaaatacttgtctttctaggcattttaacaagtgactacatacggagcaaaatgagtgaatctacactctaaaatatgtctacatacatccgtatgtagtagtcatttgaaatgtctaaaaagacaagtatttaggaacggagggagtattatattGTCTTCATCACATAGCATTATTTTATTatgggaggggggggggagggagggagggagagggagagaagaaACTATTATATTGTCTTCATCACATAGCATTATTTTATTATTTATGTATGTACTCTCCATATTGCATTGTAGCTGTTTCTATAAATTGCTATATCCTGTGTCCCTGTATGGCTGTATCGCCGTGTGAACTTGCACCTTACTTTTTAACAATTTGTGTGTAGCAAATGCATTTCACTTTTTTGTTGATGTCAAGCGATTTTTTTGTATGAGTAGGAGGTTCATTACCTTGTCTGTTCCTGATGCATGTAGCAAGTAAGATAATGACACTATCAGCCTATGAAGTGAAACAATACAAGTCTGAACCAGCAGATTTCCTACATTGTCTGGCTTTTTATCATTTATGTGTAGCGAATGCATTTCACCTTCTTGTTGCAGTGTAATAAAGGGCTACTACAGATTGTTGCTTTCAGGTTATTATCCTTTTTGTGGGTTTGTTCCTATTGAACTAAAGCTTCATTTGTACTTACAGGAACAAGTATTCACTGAAAATGATGGTTTTTACGCTTGGATGTTTCTCAAAAGACGGACCTTGTGGCAGACGATTCTTTCATTTATCTGGCCTGTCTTTGCGTTGGCAGTCTGCTTATTTCCAGTTTACCCATACCAATGCAAGATTGTGGTACTGTACTCTTGCGCTGGAGCTTTACTGTTCATTGTATCCCTGCTTTTGTGTAAGATTCCCTTCCTGAATCTCTCTCATATTTGCCATCTTCTGGTTTTGTAGTGGCAGTTAGCCCGAGCAGTCTGAGTTGCGTGTATTGCTAGTTATGCATTAAAAATGCACATTCTCTGTGTTGCATTCATGAATAATATGCCATTATTTAGTATTTTTGTAAAGGAAAAGCCTTGTATATCAGTTTCACAGAGGCATAGTTAAGTTGCTATGGGAGTATCTAACATTTGATTTTGCATGCTGCTTGCGAAACTTTAAGTATGCCTGTTGGTGGCACCGTCCGGAGTAGAACTAAATGTCTCAGCTGGCACTGCTGCACATCTATTTGCATGATTGACATAGAGCTGCAAATTTATTCAAAATAACAGTAGGCAGGTCGCCATAACTCTATACCTGCCAGGCACTGTTATAAAGGGCTTCTACCTAGCCTGCCCTAGGGGTTGCCTAGCCTAGGTtccatttctcctttggattggGTTTCTTCTTTTGTGTTGTACATGataaagtttgaacatatttttgTTTCTTCATGTACAATATCTTCATTTCATATATTCCTTAGTGAGAGAACATAAGAAATTTGGCACTAGGAATTGTTAAGTGACGCGGTTTCAGGCAAACATTTACCAGCCGGCTGTTACTAGTGCTGTTGGTGCATGCTTATgttgcttctattgccatactATTTTATGTGGTGGGATTATCCCACGTACCCACTTGCATTCCTTTGTTAGATTCTCTAAATTTGGGAATGATGATATTTGTTTACATGTTCGATGGAATTGCAGTAAGAGCTGCCATCTTTGGCGTACTATGGGTTCTTCTTGGAAAACGGGTGTGGTTCTTCCCCAATATAAATGCAGAGGAGACCACATTTAGAGAACTCGTTCGGTTTTGGCCTGTGAAGGATGAGGGAGAGCGACCAAAGTGGACGTCAAGACTTTTCTATGCTACTGTTGCCTTATTGGTGATGTTGCTGCTTAGACATCACGCTCCAGATGAAGCAGCTAGAGCGAGGTAATTTCTTTTCTATAATACATTTTCCTATCTCATGCCTTAGTGTCACCTGAGCGATGAACTTGGTCAATGAAGTGTTCTATCAAGCACACCTCCTCTGCATTCAGCAATATATTCCAGGCACCTGCCTTCCATTTTTTTGGCACATATGCAGTTAAACTTTCAAGATAGCTCCTATGCAATTGTTATTTCGACAGTCCACAGTTTGTTCCCAGAATAGAGAAATCACATGTTTGGTTTGTACCTGTATTGGGTCACTGTGTTCAACTAGAATTTATATACTACCAAAAGTGTATATTTTCCTGTCAAAGAGAATACTATCAGTATAGATGTGGTTCTTGCCATGAATTATAACTAGTCGTGTGTTGCCAGGGAGGTACCGGACCCTGGTAACGGAGGGCTTGAAATCTAGTTGCATAACCTTCTATTTTTCTCTGTCTTCAGGTACCAAAAGAAGGTTTCTAATATAATTGATGATGTCCTTGAGTGGTCTCCGAAGTTGGCTCTGTCTGGGATGATGGATAAACATACTGAGGATAATGTGACAGAAACTAGCAATTACACCAGCCATGCCACAACGAGTACTGAAGAATGTACAGATGCAGCCGAGGATGAGGATGCAGATGAAACCCAAGGTGCTGCTGATGATACGAGAACAAGATCTAGTGAAGTTTAAAATGGAAATCAAACTTCTAAATTTGATGGAAATTTCATAAGTACTCTTGTGGGTTCTAATTATACGGATATAGAAAATTTGGGGTGTTCAATCTGACCATGTTTTGTTCGTATATTGCCACCGATCAGCTGTACTCGTAAAGGAAGTGTTGTCAAAACCTAAAGCATATTACCTTTTTTGCTTGCATGTGGCTAGTTTTTTAAATGCGTGTTTCACAGGATAGTAGTAGATTTGTGGCGGGGGCACCTTTTCTTCATGGGAtttttattttgatggctctcaCTGTTTAGTCCTCAGTTTTGCCCATGCTTGTTTGCAGTCCTCACTTTTCCCCCTCTATCACGTGGTCCATCCTTACAAAAGCCCGAATGGGGGTTTTACCGTCTGGTCAAAGTCTTTGACTGATACCGGGTGCACTTGTAGGTCGAGGACGGGGCATGGACCCGTTGGTTGGGCAGCTGAGGTTGTTGCCAGCCCATCGAGTTCATGGTTTGGACGCGCGGTGTTCGCGGAGTTTCTTCTTAAAAAAATGCCAATGAAGGTTAACCCTTGGGTTGGTCTTATTTTTTTGTGCACTCGTAGATAGGCCTAGAGCATATAATGCATGATAAAATGGTGGCTTATTATTATGCTATAAGAAGGGGGCTCGAACTTGAGACCACCCCAGAGCATATAACGCGTGACAAAAAGATGGCTTATTATTATGCTATAGGAAGGGGACTCGAACTTGAGACCACCCGCTTATAGAGTAGCGCAAACGTCAAATGACCTAATGTGTAAATGTGTTTTTATAATCGTTGATTTCGTATATGTAGTGGAGTACACCGCTGGGGTCTGAATGTTTTCTTGCCTAGTATTTGAAATTCTCATAAATGACCTTTTTTTTTAGAAGGAAGTGCCTCAAATAATTTTGAAATTTCTGCCATTTCATTTTTCATCAAGAGTAGGCCACATTGGATGGCCACTAACCAAGTTTCAGCCATTTCAGAGTAATATTGCCTTGTTCCATCCACTTAGTTGAGTTTTAGTGAATTATCAGATCTTGCCCAAATTTAACTACAAGAGTGATGTAGTTTGGTTCTGAAAATTGCCAAAAATCGTTTTATGCTCTAATGTTGGTGGTGCATAAACTCGGGACAAACAAAGTTGAAATTCCAAACCATTTTGTATAAATGGTCAACATTTCAAGTTTGATCACAttttaaaaaaataaagaaaatgaAAATGTTACGCAAACCTTGGGTTCGCTAGCATCAGCGTTTCGACCCACATGCGTCAACCAGGCCCAACCGGAGAACAACACCGATTTATGAGGGGCCTTGGGCCCTCCCCTCCAAAGGACTAGCCTGTTAGGAGGGGACACCCCCATTCTTGTAAGTCGTGTTATGCCTCCcctggtatcagagcgaggttcGAAGAGGTCGCGGATTGTTGATTTAGAGAAGATCGTGGTTGTGTGAAAAAGGTCTATGACAGGCGGCGCGATTGGGTGACAACGGATGTTGCGGGCAGTTTTCATGTCGCGGAGAAGTCTCAGCCAGTACAGCAACAACGACACGAATCGAAAGCAATCAGTAACTAGCAGCAGCAGATCAATGAGGCGGCAGCGATCCAGTCATTGAAGGAGCACAGTGATTTGGGCGGCGTG containing:
- the LOC125513433 gene encoding uncharacterized protein LOC125513433, producing MAGKGAKATAAKAAEKEKGKKAPGSRSSRACSQEEPVPKKDVYQLFAEKVRDNKQLESRWAVMQETRVEYFRGKDFTTFIKNHPEVGEILGPDKDMEAEDIVNTLLIKNLVIRCDRVWKTVRPGKKKLSSWPAHLEIHQEQVFTENDGFYAWMFLKRRTLWQTILSFIWPVFALAVCLFPVYPYQCKIVVLYSCAGALLFIVSLLLLRAAIFGVLWVLLGKRVWFFPNINAEETTFRELVRFWPVKDEGERPKWTSRLFYATVALLVMLLLRHHAPDEAARARYQKKVSNIIDDVLEWSPKLALSGMMDKHTEDNVTETSNYTSHATTSTEECTDAAEDEDADETQGAADDTRTRSSEV